From one Triticum aestivum cultivar Chinese Spring chromosome 4B, IWGSC CS RefSeq v2.1, whole genome shotgun sequence genomic stretch:
- the LOC123090670 gene encoding protein SABRE isoform X2 codes for MASSPVKFFSVFLAVSVIGWVVFTFAARLLAWFLSRVLRASVVFRVAGFNCLRDVTIKFSKGPLESVSIGEIKLSFRKSLVKLSFGVLSKDPKVQLLISDLEIVTRSSSRSKKTSKPSKPRSTGKGKWLITSSMARLLSVSVADLMIKVPDGAVDIKELKLDTFKIAGPNHILGVKLHILPLNVHLGDFGLIADPVGSGNQLDTFQSDQASLSSSEKFLAPFVCEDLLVICEFGHEKERGVKIVNLELKCGDVTANIDERLFYKKHAKPENNGGSENAGDAIAGTSSTKQSSKSKSILQALKKQMLAFPDKVSFSLPKLDVKFTHLGEGLSVDNNVMGIHFTSTISLPQDDLEEATPHFDVQIVLSEIHLVREGSSSLLEVLKVAVVASLDIPLDPLLPIRAEIDAKLGGTQCNLMLSRLMPWMRLHSSRTKGMKLSKANSHQEISQTKEIKPIMWTCTVSAPEMTVMLYSPSGLVLYHACCQSSHVFANNIASKGIQIHTELGEMLVHMEDGYREFLKENIFGVDTYSGSLMHIARVSLDWGYREIEVQDMAETSRLALVFSIDISGIGVKFGFKHLESLLLNLMSFRDLFKNLSSSREKDKEKDLEERRKKKTKGIEILKLTLQKFSITYSGDINILNMPIADPKRVNYGTQGGQVIVDFSADGTQRTASITSEPPGIGRNLRFTSSLVISHLAVCVDKEKKSTQAELERVKAMYEEDHSSGVKVTLLDMQNAKIVRRSGGLTDVAVCSLFSATDINIRWEPDAHLALFETFIRFKWFLHNNKIQSSEKLMTGTGSIKENEHVNIAAGSVKPQKSDKRGSIFAVDVEVLRISAELADGVEANMHVQSIFTENAKIGVLSEGLSVSLNGARVLNSTRIQISCIPFSTANLLSAKVEPSPKRDWVVQGLDVHICMPFRLPLRAIEDAVEDMIRALKLVSAAKRSILFPDGKENSKKVKPGASSFGSVKFVLRKLTAEIEEEPIQGWLDEHYYLMRNKTCESGVRLKFLDDAISGSVDSNHCSSEGKFIYDGIEVDVHDTAALQRLREEIHKKAFRSYYVACQKKVFAEGSGACAEGFQAGFKPSSRRASLLSLSASELDITLTGINGGATEMVEFIKGVDPVCQEKGIPFSRLYGSDIALLAGSLVIQVRDYTSPLFSATSGKCQGRVVLAQQATCFQPQIHQDVYIGRWHKVKMLRSASGTTPAIKMYSNLPVYFQRGEISFGVGYEPSFADISYAFQVALKKVNLSSRDKSSGAANQPPKKERSLPWWDDIRYYIHGKIVLYFNETKWKILATTNPYEKVDRLQIVSEYMEIQQTDGHVDVSAKEFGMYISSLESMMKNCSLKVPSGVPRPFIYAPLFSLNVIIDWQCESGSPLNHYLHALPIEGEPRKKVYDPFRSTYLSLRWNFSLRPLQVQSDNGTSSPCYANNSMRCGSAFGSCSKIADVDFPTMNLGAHDLAWVFKWWSLNYSPPHKLRSFSRWPRYKIPRAARSGNLSMDKVLVEFFFRVDATPCCIRHATLTEDDPASGLTFKMSSLKYELCYSRGKQKYTFDCKREPLDLVYRGLDLYRPEVYLVRDVNLSSVENVSKLKTTTLPSQGKDKCTMGSFQEKHEDGFLLSSDYFTIRRQAPKADPARLMEWQDAGRNLEITYVRSEFENGSESDHSLSEHSDDDDGFNVVLADNCQRVFVYGLRLLWTIENRDAVWSWVGGISKAFEPPKPSPSRQYAQRKMIEERQNADSSRLAQDATSSTHVGSPSVQHAEALGSTSPLHSKPNRSSDIAVKYGMFDDLDKGGNLHFMVNVVKPQFNLHSEDANGRFLLAAASGRVMARSFHSVVHVGKEMLEQALGTSSLHIPEPQPEMTWKKADLSVILKDVQAHVAPTDVDPGAGLQWLPRILGSSEKLKRTGALLERVFMPCQMYFRYTRHKGGTADLKVKPLKELRFNSPNITATMTSRQFQVMLDVLSNLLFARLPKPRKNSLQYPSDDEDVEEEADEVVPDGVEEVELAKINLEQRERERKLLLDDIRSLAGTGDSHIDHLSAEKDNSFWMINSGKASLVEGLKRDLLNLQKSRKFASSALRKALQKAAQLRLMEKEKNKTPSCAMRISMKISKVVWSMLADGNTFAEAEISDMVYDFDRDYKDIGVARFTTKYFVVRNCMASAKCDTLLSAWNAPPEKGVMLRVDAKQGAPKDGNSPLELFQVEIYPLKIYLPETMYRMMWDYFFPEEDDSQRRQDIWRVSTSTGSRRTRRVSSGADAVASTSYSVREHELPGRSGTSVNVSSWQGSHGDNPQVSKLQSLKANMVCGSHPELGRTSSFGKAWEESATENTTNNDVVSLLNPSNISSKSDGYSMAENTVAATEMFRSKTKDPKSMKSGRLSHEEKKTGKSHDEKRPRARKLMEFHNIKISQVELLVTYEGSRLAINDLRLLMDTFHRVEFTGTWRRLFSRVKKHIIWGVLKSVTGMQGKKFKAQNQRETLDGVVPENDLNFSDSDGSHHGKPDQFPVSWLKRPGDGAGDGFVTSIRGLFNSQRRRAKAFVVRAMRGDGDNEYHDEGSESDGEYPFARQLTITKAKKLLRRKFRPRGQKIIAMQDSLPSSPRETTPYQSDSSESSYEDFHE; via the exons ATGGCGTCCTCGCCGGTCAAGTTCTTCTCGGTGTTCCTCGCCGTCTCCGTCATCGGCTGGGTCGTCTTCAC GTTTGCCGCAAGATTGTTAGCTTGGTTCTTGAGCCGTGTATTACGTGCTTCCGTTGTGTTTCGAGTTGCTGGCTTCAATTGCTTGCGTGATGTAACCATAAAGTTCAGCAAG GGTCCTCTTGAATCTGTTTCAATTGGTGAAATAAAACTAAGTTTCCGCAAGTCACTGGTCAAACTAAGTTTCGGTGTCCTTTCCAAGGACCCAAAGGTGCAACTGCTGATAAGTGATCTTGAAATTGTAACTAGATCATCTTCGCGAAGCAAAAAGACAAGCAAACCATCAAAGCCTCGCTCCACGGGAAAAGGGAAATGGTTGATAACATCAAGTATGGCTAGACTTTTATCAGTTTCTGTGGCAGATCTGATGATCAAG GTACCAGATGGTGCTGTTGACATCAAAGAGCTAAAGTTGGATACATTTAAAATCGCCGGACCTAATCATATTCTTGGTGTCAAGTTGCACATATTACCTTTAAATGTACACCTTGGAGATTTTGGGCTGATTGCTGATCCGGTGGGCAGCGGTAATCAGCTTGATACTTTCCAGTCTGATCAAGCTTCTCTATCAAGTTCTGAGAAATTTTTGGCACCATTTGTTTGTGAAGATTTGTTGGTAATTTGTGAGTTTGGTCATGAAAA GGAAAGAGGTGTTAAAATTGTTAATCTTGAATTGAAATGTGGAGATGTCACTGCCAACATTGATGAACGACTCTTTTACAAGAAACATGCAAAGCCAGAGAATAATGGTGGCTCTGAGAATGCTGGAGATGCTATTGCTGGTACTTCTTCAACTAAACAGTCCTCAAAAAGCAAATCTATTCTACAAGCATTAAAGAAGCAGATGCTTGCATTTCCAGATAAG GTTAGCTTCAGTCTGCCGAAGCTTGATGTGAAGTTTACACACCTGGGGGAAGGGCTTAGTGTTGATAACAATGTTATGGGGATTCACTTTACTAGTACGATATCCCTGCCACAGGACGATCTAGAGGAAGCTACACCGCACTTCGATGTTCAGATTGTTCTTAGTGAGATCCAT TTAGTTAGAGAAGGCTCAAGCTCTCTGTTGGAAGTTCTTAAAGTTGCTGTGGTAGCTTCTTTGGATATTCCATTGGAT CCGCTTCTTCCAATCAGAGCTGAaatcgatgccaagcttggtggtaCACAATGCAATCTTATGTTGAGCAGATTGATGCCATGGATGCGCCTTCATTCTTCGAGAACCAAAGGAATGAAGCTTTCAAAGGCAAACTCTCATCAAGAAATTTCTCAAACAAAGGAGATCAAGCCAATTATGTGGACTTGCACAGTTTCTGCCCCAGAAATGACTGTCATGCTTTACAGCCCTAGTGGGTTGGTATTATATCAT GCTTGTTGCCAGTCATCACATGTATTTGCAAATAACATTGCCAGCAAGGGGATTCAGATACACACTGAACTTGGTGAAATGCTGGTGCACATGGAAGATGGGTATAGGGAATTCTTGAAGGAAAACATATTTGGTGTTGATACTTACTCTGGCTCCTTAATGCACATTGCTCGGGTGAGCCTTGACTGGGGGTACAGAGAAATTGAGGTCCAAGATATGGCTGAAACTAGTAGACTTGCACTTGTATTTTCCATTGATATCAGTGGCATAGGAGTAAAGTTTGGTTTCAAGCATTTGGAATCTCTTCTGCTCAATTTGATGTCCTTTAGGGATCTATTTAAGAACCTTTCATCCTCTCGTGAGAAGGATAAAGaaaaggatttggaggagaggcggaaaaagaaaacaaaaggcattgAAATATTGAAATTAACCCTACAAAAGTTCTCTATTACTTACAGTGGTGATATCAATATATTAAATATGCCAATTGCTGATCCAAAGCGCGTGAACTATGGCACTCAAGGTGGTCAAGTAATTGTTGACTTTTCTGCTGATGGCACACAACGTACGGCAAGTATAACTTCGGAACCACCAGGCATTGGCCGCAACTTGAGGTTCACTTCATCTTTAGTTATCTCTCATCTTGCTGTATGTGTAGACAAGGAGAAAAAGTCAACACAAGCAGAATTGGAACGGGTGAAAGCAATGTACGAGGAGGATCACAGCTCTGGTGTCAAAGTGACCTTACTAGATATGCAGAATGCTAAAATTGTTCGCCGATCCGGTGGCCTTACAGATGTCGCTGTTTGTTCCCTCTTCAGTGCAACAGACATTAATATCAGATGGGAACCTGATGCTCATTTAGCACTCTTTGAGACCTTTATCCGCTTTAAGTGGTTCCTGCATAATAACAAGATTCAGAGTTCCGAGAAGCTGATGACTGGAACTGGCAGTATCAAGGAGAATGAGCATGTCAACATAGCTGCTGGTTCAGTGAAACCTCAGAAGTCTGACAAAAGAGGTTCAATTTTTGCCGTTGATGTGGAAGTGTTGAGAATATCTGCTGAGCTCGCAGATGGTGTTGAAGCAAACATGCATGTACAATCTATCTTCACTGAGAATGCCAAGATAGGTGTACTATCGGAGGGTCTTTCTGTCAGCCTTAATGGTGCCAGGGTTCTAAACAGCACACGAATACAGATCTCATGTATTCCTTTCAGTACTGCAAATTTGCTCAGTGCAAAGGTTGAACCATCACCCAAGAGAGATTGGGTCGTTCAAGGGCTAGATGTTCATATTTGCATGCCATTCAGGTTACCATTGCGTGCCATAGAGGATGCCGTTGAAGATATGATTCGTGCCCTAAAGCTTGTTTCTGCTGCCAAAAGAAGTATATTGTTTCCTGATGGCAAAGAGAACTCGAAAAAGGTCAAGCCTGGAGCTTCCAGTTTTGGATCTGTGAAGTTCGTGTTGCGTAAACTCACGGCAGAAATAGAGGAGGAGCCCATACAAGGTTGGCTCGATGAACATTACTATTTGATGAGGAACAAAACCTGTGAATCCGGTGTTAGATTAAAATTTCTTGATGATGCTATATCAGGAAGTGTAGATTCTAACCACTGCAGCTCTGAGGGAAAATTTATCTATGATGGAATAGAGGTTGACGTGCATGACACTGCAGCTCTTCAAAGGCTGAGGGAAGAAATCCATAAGAAAGCATTTCGATCGTATTATGTGGCTTGTCAAAAGAAGGTATTTGCAGAAGGGTCGGGGGCGTGTGCAGAAGGTTTTCAAGCTGGATTCAAGCCAAGTTCACGGAGAGCTTCACTTCTTTCACTTTCTGCTTCTGAACTTGATATTACTTTGACCGGAATAAATGGTGGAGCAACAGAGATGGTTGAATTTATAAAGGGAGTTGACCCTGTTTGTCAGGAGAAAGGCATACCATTCTCTCGACTATATGGGAGTGATATTGCTCTCCTTGCAGGGTCCTTGGTCATACAAGTGAGAGACTatacatctcctctcttttctGCAACCAGTGGGAAATGTCAAGGTCGTGTTGTGCTTGCCCAGCAG GCAACATGTTTTCAACCCCAAATACACCAAGATGTATATATTGGCAGATGGCACAAAGTCAAAATGTTACGTTCTGCCAGTGGTACCACACCAGCAATTAAAATGTACTCCAATTTACCTGTTTATTTCCAGAGAGGAGAAATTTCTTTTGGTGTTGGCTATGAGCCATCTTTTGCTGATATAAGTTATGCATTTCAAGTAGCCCTAAAGAAAGTTAATCTTAGCTCCAGAGATAAAAGTTCTGGTGCAGCAAACCAACCACCTAAAAAGGAGCGCAGCTTGCCATGGTGGGATGACATCAGATACTACATCCATGGAAAGATAGTTTTGTATTTCAATGAGACAAAATGGAAGATCCTGGCAACAACTAATCCTTATGAGAAGGTAGACAGACTGCAAATTGTTTCTGAATACATGGAAATCCAGCAAACGGATGGGCATGTGGATGTCTCTGCAAAGGAATTCGGGATGTATATCAGTAGCTTAGAGAGTATGATGAAGAATTGCAGCTTAAAAGTGCCATCAGGCGTGCCCAGGCCTTTTATTTATGCTCCTTTGTTCTCTCTTAATGTGATTATCGACTGGCAGTGTGAATCTGGCAGCCCTTTGAATCATTATCTGCATGCACTCCCTATTGAGGGTGAGCCAAGGAAGAAGGTTTATGATCCATTTCGATCTACTTATCTCTCTCTTAGGTGGAACTTCTCCCTTAGACCTTTGCAGGTGCAGTCTGATAATGGCACATCATCTCCCTGCTATGCAAACAATTCAATGCGATGTGGGTCTGCCTTTGGTAGTTGCTCCAAAATAGCTGATGTTGATTTCCCTACAATGAACCTGGGTGCTCATGACCTTGCTTGGGTTTTCAAATGGTGGAGCTTAAACTACAGCCCCCCACACAAACTGCGTTCTTTCTCTAGATGGCCTCGATATAAAATTCCTCGAGCTGCTAGATCCGGTAACCTCTCAATGGATAAAGTTTTGGTTGAGTTCTTTTTCCGGGTTGATGCTACTCCCTGTTGCATAAGACATGCCACTTTAACTGAAGATGATCCTGCCAGTGGCTTGACCTTTAAAATGTCAAGTTTGAAGTATGAATTGTGTTACAGTCGAGGTAAACAGAAATACACATTTGATTGTAAGCGTGAACCTCTGGATCTAGTTTATCGCGGTCTTGATCTATACAGGCCAGAGGTTTATCTAGTGCGAGATGTTAACTTGTCCTCAGTTGAAAACGTGTCCAAATTAAAGACTACTACCCTGCCGTCACAGGGCAAAGATAAATGCACCATGGGCAGTTTTCAAGAAAAACATGAGGATGGTTTCCTCTTGTCCTCTGATTATTTCACAATAAGAAGACAAGCTCCAAAGGCAGATCCTGCAAGGCTTATGGAATGGCAGGATGCTGGTCGGAATCTTGAGATAACATATGTCAGATCTGAGTTTGAGAATGGCAGTGAAAGTGACCATAGTCTATCTGagcatagtgatgatgatgatggtttcAATGTGGTGTTGGCAGATAATTGTCAACGGGTGTTTGTGTACGGTCTTAGGCTTTTATGGACCATTGAGAATCGTGATGCAGTTTGGTCATGGGTTGGAGGAATTTCCAAAGCATTTGAACCTCCAAAACCCTCGCCTTCGCGGCAATATGCACAAAGAAAGATGATCGAGGAAAGGCAGAATGCAGATAGCTCTAGATTAGCTCAAGATGCTACCTCTTCTACCCATGTTGGTTCTCCTTCAGTGCAGCATGCTGAAGCTCTGGGCTCTACTTCTCCATTGCATAGTAAACCCAATCGCTCCTCTGATATAGCAG TGAAGTATGGCATGTTTGATGATTTGGATAAAGGAGGAAATCTCCATTTTATGGTTAATGTTGTCAAGCCCCAGTTCAACCTACATTCTGAAGATGCCAAT GGTAGATTTCTACTTGCTGCAGCTAGTGGGCGTGTTATGGCACGTTCATTTCATTCAGTTGTTCATGTTGGGAAAGAGATGCTAGAGCAAGCACTGGGGACAAGCAGTCTACACATTCCTGAACCCCAACCTGAAATGACCTGGAAAAAAGCTGATCTCTCCGTGATTCTGAAAGATGTTCAGGCTCATGTTGCACCGACTGATGTGGACCCTGGTGCAGGCCTACAGTGGCTTCCTCGTATTCTCGGTAGTTCAGAGAAATTGAAGCGCACAGGGGCCTTGCTAGAGAGAGTATTTATGCCTTGCCAGATGTACTTCCGTTATACCCGTCACAAGGGTGGAACTGCAGACTTGAAG GTTAAGCCATTAAAGGAGTTACGTTTCAATTCTCCAAACATTACCGCAACAATGACTTCACGCCAGTTTCAAGTTATGTTAGATGTGCTTAGCAATCTCCTGTTCGCAAGACTTCCCAA GCCTAGGAAAAACAGTCTTCAGTATCCATCGGATGAcgaagatgttgaagaagaggCTGATGAGGTGGTTCCTGATGGAGTAGAAGAGGTGGAGCTTGCAAAAATTAATCTCGAACAGCGAGAAAGGGAGAGAAAGTTATTGCTTGATGATATAAGATCCTTAGCTGGAACTGGTGATAGTCATATCGACCATCTTTCTGCGGAAAAGGATAATTCGTTCTGGATGATTAACAGTGGGAAAGCATCACTG GTGGAAGGACTGAAGAGAGACCTTCTAAATCTCCAGAAATCTCGAAAATTTGCATCTTCTGCGTTAAGGAAAGCACTACAAAAAGCTGCCCAGTTACGCTTGatggaaaaagaaaagaacaaaacccCATCTTGTGCCATGCGAATCTCTATGAAAATCAGCAAAGTCGTATGGAGCATGCTTGCAGATGGGAATACTTTTGCCGAAGCTGAGATCAGTGATATG GTATATGATTTTGATCGTGACTACAAAGACATTGGTGTTGCTCGGTTTACGACTAAGTATTTCGTTGTGAGGAATTGCATGGCTAGTGCCAAATGTGATACATTGTTGTCTGCATGGAATGCACCTCCAGAAAA AGGTGTCATGCTTCGTGTGGACGCGAAGCAAGGTGCTCCGAAGGATGGAAATTCCCCTCTTGAGCTCTTTCAG GTGGAGATATACCCATTGAAAATATACCTCCCGGAAACAATGTATAGAATGATGTGGGATTATTTCTTTCCTGAGGAAGATGATTCTCAAAGACGTCAG GATATTTGGAGGGTCTCAACATCAACTGGATCTAGAAGAACTAGAAGAGTATCTTCTGGTGCTGATGCTGTTGCTTCTACCAGCTATTCTGTCAGGGAGCATGAGCTTCCTGGGAGATCAGGTACTTCAGTAAACGTCTCAAGTTGGCAAGGTTCACATGGAGACAATCCGCAG GTATCCAAGTTGCAGAGTCTAAAGGCCAATATGGTATGCGGTTCACATCCGGAGTTGGGACGGACATCTTCATTCGGAAAGGCCTGGGAAGAAAGTGCGACAGAAAATACCACAAATAATGATGTGGTATCACTACTGAATCCTTCGAACATTTCTTCAAAAAGCGACGGCTATTCTATGGCAGAGAACACTGTTGCTGCTACTGAGATGTTCAGGAGTAAGACTAAAGATCCCAAATCGATGAAGTCTGGCCGTTTATCTCACGAGGAAAAGAAAACAGGGAAATCCCATGATGAGAAGCGGCCAAGAGCTCGGAAATTGATGGAATTTCATAATATCAAGATTAGCCAG GTTGAACTTCTTGTTACTTACGAGGGATCGAGGCTTGCAATAAATGACCTAAGGCTGCTTATGGATACTTTCCACCGTGTAGAATTTACTGGTACATGGAGGAGGTTGTTCTCAAGAGTTAAAAAGCATATTATTTGGGGTGTTCTAAAGTCGGTGACCGGGATGCAG GGGAAGAAGTTTAAGGCCCAGAACCAGAGGGAAACACTTGATGGTGTTGTTCCAGAAAATGATCTTAATTTCAGCGACAGCGATGGCAGTCATCATGGAAAACCTGATCAGTTCCCAGTATCATGGTTGAAGAGGCCAGGTGACGGTGCAGGTGATGGATTTGTCACATCGATTAGAGGGCTATTCAATTCGCAGCGCCGTAGAGCAAAGGCATTTGTGGTGCGGGCAATGCGAGGCGATGGAGATAATGAATACCATGACGAGGGGAGTGAGAGTGATGGCGAGTATCCTTTTGCTAGACAGCTCACAATTACAAAAGCTAAGAAGCTCCTCCGAAGAAAGTTCCGCCCGAGAGGGCAAAAGATTATAG CAATGCAAGATTCTCTCCCGTCTAGCCCGCGTGAAACAACACCGTACCAGAGCGATTCGTCAGAGTCGTCTTATGAGGACTTCCATGAGTAG